Proteins from a single region of Megalopta genalis isolate 19385.01 chromosome 3, iyMegGena1_principal, whole genome shotgun sequence:
- the Hipk gene encoding homeodomain interacting protein kinase isoform X13: protein MCDMFIQTQQTSSVNGSSSSSSSSSSNNTVHHHSKKRKLEYNVSQPVIQHALVQSTGDYQLDNTGLQQRYSVNGANTAFSSLHNNNNALQKSSPNQQTLVRASTIKLLDTYQRCSQKRKTWSREGNGDGLAVHSANATNAVGSTVVSQHHTQQQQQLQQQQQQQQQQQQQQQQQHKQTGMTAHSKQVTNAANGGGGGSNPQGDGDYQLVQHEVLYSMTNQYEVLEFLGRGTFGQVVKCWKKGTNEIVAIKILKNHPSYARQGQIEVSILSRLSQENADEFNFVRAYECFQHKSHTCLVFEMLEQNLYDFLKQNKFSPLPLKYIRPILQQVLTALLKLKQLGLIHADLKPENIMLVDPVRQPYRVKVIDFGSASHVSKAVCNTYLQSRYYRAPEIILGLPYCEAIDMWSLGCVVAELFLGWPLYPGSSEYDQIRYISQTQGLPTEHMLNNASKTTKFFYRDMDSTYPFWRLKTPEEHETETGIKSKEARKYIFNCLDDIGQVNVPTDLEGGQLLAEKADRREFIDLLKRMLTMDQVERRITPGEALNHAFVTLAHLVDYAHCNNVKASVQMMEVCRRAGDFTASPAHHQAPPAPQPPPPTSLVANFVPTTNGSAVTFTFNNQLTNQVQRLVREHRTAQTGYDNLYQIYSNSSRRATQYSNSSSGSNSGRSGVHDFPHQLVPGLLCHPPSYQTMPSPAKHVVVAQPPQAQQGPLQIQPSIISQQAVAAAAAAAQQQYAAVPVSMVETGRQMLLTNAVQTSWPGGSRQMAAIVPSWQQLPPQHTAIQQPLLSDAGDWGRPLIVDSSAILQDQRPVFPVTEVYNTSALVEHPSQSWAKRSGKHHQHHVTVPQQSQHRHEHKKETQQLSPVKKRVKESTPPSNMRRHSPSGGHWQQQTMQQHHHNSKHSSSHNVEHHQVTSGRQQTITIHDTPSPAVSVITISDSEDETPGKCCGDRQCGACQNLATRLSGDGRPVREEVIRSTQSTPRVVQPMQQTHSTTQSHTNGHVTAHSTSQRTQRKNIISCVTVGDSDGEASPGRAHTHLYQHLPQHPPHQQTTQLIKHEPQQQHHVSSSSSGYSSQSQKKRLLAKVQSECNMVNVATKPEPGVEYLAPHPCHAPACKEPPTYQDDAYDMHDYFLQYVTTSSAHPHLQEQHIVYTTGTDKRVSWPGKRAEYKHEYVQPPAAHSRDHQKWAVANPVHQYSSSPLTLYDSSRALPPPAHHSSARPLLASHAAHPLPAHMQPTAVYGLAPLSPAKHQYQPSGLWFTE, encoded by the exons ATGTGTGACATGTTCATCCAAACACAGCAGACGAGTAGCGTCaacggcagcagcagcagcagcagcagcagcagcagtaaCAACACCGTTCACCATCACAGTAAGAAACGGAAGTTGGAGTACAACGTGAGCCAGCCGGTGATCCAGCACGCATTGGTCCAATCGACCGGCGACTACCAATTAGACAATACCGGGCTGCAGCAACGGTACTCCGTGAACGGTGCTAATACCGCGTTTAGCTCGCTGCACAACAATAATAATGCGCTGCAGAAGAGTAGCCCGAACCAACAGACCCTGGTACGAGCCTCGACGATCAAGCTCTTAGACACGTACCAACGCTGTAGCCAGAAG AGAAAGACTTGGTCGAGGGAAGGTAATGGTGACGGCCTGGCAGTCCACTCCGCCAACGCGACGAACGCAGTGGGTAGTACTGTAGTGTCGCAACACCATAcccaacagcaacaacagctgcaacaacaacagcagcagcagcaacaacaacagcagcagcagcagcagcaacacaAGCAGACAGGGATGACGGCGCATAGCAAGCAGGTGACCAACGCTGCCAACGGGGGCGGTGGCGGCAGCAACCCCCAGGGAGATGGAGATTACCAGTTGGTCCAGCACGAAGTTCTCTACTCGATGACCAATCAGTACGAGGTCCTTGAGTTCCTGGGCAGAGGCACTTTTGGACAG GTCGTGAAATGCTGGAAGAAAGGAACGAATGAGATTGTTGCCATCAAAATTTTGAAGAACCATCCATCGTATGCGCGCCAAGGTCAGATTGAG GTCTCCATCCTGTCTCGGCTCAGTCAGGAAAACGCGGATGAGTTCAACTTTGTGCGCGCTTACGAGTGCTTCCAGCACAAGTCCCACACCTGCCTGGTTTTCGAGATGCTCGAGCAGAATCTGTATGattttttgaagcaaaacaaattCTCACCCCTACCATTGAAATACATCCGACCGATTCTTCAGCAAGTACTCACCGCCCTGCTGAAGCTCAAG CAACTGGGGTTGATCCATGCGGACCTCAAGCCAGAGAACATCATGCTGGTGGACCCGGTACGTCAGCCATACCGTGTGAAAGTAATCGACTTTGGGTCGGCCTCCCACGTGTCGAAAGCCGTCTGCAACACGTACCTGCAATCGCGATACTACCGTGCGCCTGAAATTATACTTGGACTTCCGTATTGTGAAGCGATAGATATGTGGTCGCTCGGCTGTGTGGTTGCGGAGTTGTTTTTAGGATGGCCTCTATACCCCGGCAGCTCCGAATATGATCAGATTCGATATATTAGTCAGACGCAAGGCCTACCGACGGAGCATATGTTAAACAACGCCAGCAAAACCACCAAATTCTTTTACAGGGACATGGACA GCACATATCCGTTTTGGCGACTGAAAACACCTGAAGAGCACGAGACCGAGACCGGTATAAAGTCGAAGGAGgcgagaaaatatatttttaactgTCTCGACGATATTGGTCAAGTGAATGTGCCAACTGACCTGGAGGGTGGTCAGCTTCTGGCTGAGAAAGCGGATAGAAGAGAGTTCATTGACCTCTTGAAGAGGATGCTCACAATGGACCAGGTA GAGCGCCGAATAACACCTGGGGAGGCTCTGAATCACGCGTTTGTCACTCTGGCGCATTTGGTCGATTATGCACATTGCAACAACGTCAAGGCTTCCGTCCAGATGATGGAGGTTTGCCGGCGAGCAGGCGACTTCACGGCAAGCCCGGCACATCACCAAGCTCCTCCAGCGCCCCAGCCACCCCCGCCGACGTCGTTAGTAGCGAATTTCGTGCCGACAACGAACGGCAGTGCTGTCACCTTCACCTTCAATAACCAGCTGACCAATCAAGTACAGCGATTGGTCAGAGAGCATCGTACTGCGCAAACGGGATACGATAATCTG TATCAAATATACAGTAACAGTAGTCGCCGTGCAACTCAGTACAGTAACTCATCCAGCGGATCGAATAGTGGGCGAAGTGGGGTGCACGACTTTCCGCATCAATTGGTACCTGGGCTACTTTGTCACCCACCCAGTTATCAGACGATGCCAAGTCCTGCGAAACACGTAGTTGTTGCTCAA CCTCCGCAAGCGCAGCAAGGACCGTTACAGATCCAGCCCTCCATCATATCACAGCAGGCCGTTGCCGCAGCGGCTGCGGCAGCCCAACAACAATATGCGGCTGTGCCTGTGTCGATGGTGGAGACTGGTCGTCAAATGTTGTTAACG AACGCTGTGCAGACGTCCTGGCCCGGGGGGAGTCGTCAGATGGCTGCCATCGTGCCATCCTGGCAGCAGTTGCCGCCGCAGCACACAGCAATCCAGCAGCCACTGTTGAGCGACGCTGGAGACTGGGGAAGGCCACTGATCGTGGACAGTTCAGCCATCCTGCAG GATCAGCGGCCAGTGTTCCCTGTCACGGAGGTATATAACACCAGTGCCCTCGTCGAGCATCCTTCGCAGAGCTGGGCAAAGCGTAGCGGGAAACACCATCAGCACCACGTGACGGTGCCTCAGCAGTCGCAACACAGGCACGAGCACAAGAAGGAGACGCAACAGCTGAGTCCTGTGAAAAAGAGGGTGAAGGAGAGCACGCCGCCGAGCAACATGAGACGGCACTCGCCTAGTGGCGGTCATTGGCAGCAGCAGACCATGCAGCAGCACCACCATAACAGCAAGCATAGCAGTAGTCACAACGTAGAACATCATCAGGTTACGTCCGGTCGCCAACAAACCATCACGATCCACGACACGCCGTCGCCGGCAGTTTCCGTTATCACGATCAGTGATAGCGAGGACGAAACACCTGGTAAATG CTGTGGAGATCGCCAGTGCGGAGCCTGTCAAAATTTGGCAACTCGCCTGTCTGGCGATGGACGTCCAGTCCGCGAGGAAGTCATTCGAAG CACGCAATCGACGCCCAGGGTGGTGCAACCGATGCAGCAGACACATTCGACTACCCAGTCCCACACGAACGGACACGTTACTGCACATAGTACGTCACAGAGGACGCAAAGAAAGAACATCATCAGCTGCGTGACCGTTGGCGACAGCGACGGCGAAGCTAGTCCTGGTCGAGCGCACACCCACCTCTACCAACACTTACCTCAGCATCCGCCACATCAACAGACCACGCAATTAATTAAACACGAGCCCCAGCAGCAACATCATGTCAGCAG CAGTAGCTCTGGATACTCCTCGCAGTCGCAGAAGAAACGGTTATTGGCTAAAGTACAGTCCGAGTGCAATATGGTGAATGTCGCGACGAAACCAGAGCCCGGCGTCGAGTACCTTGCCCCACATCCGTGTCACGCGCCAGCTTGTAAAGAGCCACCGACCTATCAG GATGATGCCTATGACATGCATGACTACTTCTTGCAGTATGTGACCACGAGTAGCGCGCATCCTCACCTCCAAGAGCAGCATATCGTGTATACGACCGGCACGGACAAGCGGGTATCGTGGCCTGGCAAGAGGGCTGAGTACAAGCACGAGTACGTTCAACCTCCTGCTGCTCATTCGCGAGACCACCAGAAATGGGCGGTAGCGAACCCTGTGCATCAGTACAG CTCGTCTCCATTAACGTTGTATGATTCTAGTCGAGCGTTGCCACCACCAGCTCATCACAGCTCGGCCAGACCGTTGCTCGCGAGTCATGCAGCGCATCCACTGCCTGCACATATGCAGCCAACGGCCGTATACGGATTGGCCCCGCTATCGCCGGCCAAACATCAATATCAACCTTCTGGTTTGTGGTTCACGGAGTAA
- the Hipk gene encoding homeodomain interacting protein kinase isoform X11 gives MCDMFIQTQQTSSVNGSSSSSSSSSSNNTVHHHSKKRKLEYNVSQPVIQHALVQSTGDYQLDNTGLQQRYSVNGANTAFSSLHNNNNALQKSSPNQQTLVRASTIKLLDTYQRCSQKRKTWSREGNGDGLAVHSANATNAVGSTVVSQHHTQQQQQLQQQQQQQQQQQQQQQQQHKQTGMTAHSKQVTNAANGGGGGSNPQGDGDYQLVQHEVLYSMTNQYEVLEFLGRGTFGQVVKCWKKGTNEIVAIKILKNHPSYARQGQIEVSILSRLSQENADEFNFVRAYECFQHKSHTCLVFEMLEQNLYDFLKQNKFSPLPLKYIRPILQQVLTALLKLKQLGLIHADLKPENIMLVDPVRQPYRVKVIDFGSASHVSKAVCNTYLQSRYYRAPEIILGLPYCEAIDMWSLGCVVAELFLGWPLYPGSSEYDQIRYISQTQGLPTEHMLNNASKTTKFFYRDMDSTYPFWRLKTPEEHETETGIKSKEARKYIFNCLDDIGQVNVPTDLEGGQLLAEKADRREFIDLLKRMLTMDQVERRITPGEALNHAFVTLAHLVDYAHCNNVKASVQMMEVCRRAGDFTASPAHHQAPPAPQPPPPTSLVANFVPTTNGSAVTFTFNNQLTNQVQRLVREHRTAQTGYDNLYQIYSNSSRRATQYSNSSSGSNSGRSGVHDFPHQLVPGLLCHPPSYQTMPSPAKHVVVAQPPQAQQGPLQIQPSIISQQAVAAAAAAAQQQYAAVPVSMVETGRQMLLTNAVQTSWPGGSRQMAAIVPSWQQLPPQHTAIQQPLLSDAGDWGRPLIVDSSAILQDQRPVFPVTEVYNTSALVEHPSQSWAKRSGKHHQHHVTVPQQSQHRHEHKKETQQLSPVKKRVKESTPPSNMRRHSPSGGHWQQQTMQQHHHNSKHSSSHNVEHHQVTSGRQQTITIHDTPSPAVSVITISDSEDETPGKCCGDRQCGACQNLATRLSGDGRPVREEVIRSTQSTPRVVQPMQQTHSTTQSHTNGHVTAHSTSQRTQRKNIISCVTVGDSDGEASPGRAHTHLYQHLPQHPPHQQTTQLIKHEPQQQHHVSSSSSGYSSQSQKKRLLAKVQSECNMVNVATKPEPGVEYLAPHPCHAPACKEPPTYQDDAYDMHDYFLQYVTTSSAHPHLQEQHIVYTTGTDKRVSWPGKRAEYKHEYVQPPAAHSRDHQKWAVANPVHQYRQSQVVGSAAHPGHTHSHHGHPAHLSPGGGGGGRSPAGGPVIGSAQHLGQPLYQEYAHVRSRAHAVPPPVYVTAAPSQAQQQQVPTYQGFTPGRALPPPAHHSSARPLLASHAAHPLPAHMQPTAVYGLAPLSPAKHQYQPSGLWFTE, from the exons ATGTGTGACATGTTCATCCAAACACAGCAGACGAGTAGCGTCaacggcagcagcagcagcagcagcagcagcagcagtaaCAACACCGTTCACCATCACAGTAAGAAACGGAAGTTGGAGTACAACGTGAGCCAGCCGGTGATCCAGCACGCATTGGTCCAATCGACCGGCGACTACCAATTAGACAATACCGGGCTGCAGCAACGGTACTCCGTGAACGGTGCTAATACCGCGTTTAGCTCGCTGCACAACAATAATAATGCGCTGCAGAAGAGTAGCCCGAACCAACAGACCCTGGTACGAGCCTCGACGATCAAGCTCTTAGACACGTACCAACGCTGTAGCCAGAAG AGAAAGACTTGGTCGAGGGAAGGTAATGGTGACGGCCTGGCAGTCCACTCCGCCAACGCGACGAACGCAGTGGGTAGTACTGTAGTGTCGCAACACCATAcccaacagcaacaacagctgcaacaacaacagcagcagcagcaacaacaacagcagcagcagcagcagcaacacaAGCAGACAGGGATGACGGCGCATAGCAAGCAGGTGACCAACGCTGCCAACGGGGGCGGTGGCGGCAGCAACCCCCAGGGAGATGGAGATTACCAGTTGGTCCAGCACGAAGTTCTCTACTCGATGACCAATCAGTACGAGGTCCTTGAGTTCCTGGGCAGAGGCACTTTTGGACAG GTCGTGAAATGCTGGAAGAAAGGAACGAATGAGATTGTTGCCATCAAAATTTTGAAGAACCATCCATCGTATGCGCGCCAAGGTCAGATTGAG GTCTCCATCCTGTCTCGGCTCAGTCAGGAAAACGCGGATGAGTTCAACTTTGTGCGCGCTTACGAGTGCTTCCAGCACAAGTCCCACACCTGCCTGGTTTTCGAGATGCTCGAGCAGAATCTGTATGattttttgaagcaaaacaaattCTCACCCCTACCATTGAAATACATCCGACCGATTCTTCAGCAAGTACTCACCGCCCTGCTGAAGCTCAAG CAACTGGGGTTGATCCATGCGGACCTCAAGCCAGAGAACATCATGCTGGTGGACCCGGTACGTCAGCCATACCGTGTGAAAGTAATCGACTTTGGGTCGGCCTCCCACGTGTCGAAAGCCGTCTGCAACACGTACCTGCAATCGCGATACTACCGTGCGCCTGAAATTATACTTGGACTTCCGTATTGTGAAGCGATAGATATGTGGTCGCTCGGCTGTGTGGTTGCGGAGTTGTTTTTAGGATGGCCTCTATACCCCGGCAGCTCCGAATATGATCAGATTCGATATATTAGTCAGACGCAAGGCCTACCGACGGAGCATATGTTAAACAACGCCAGCAAAACCACCAAATTCTTTTACAGGGACATGGACA GCACATATCCGTTTTGGCGACTGAAAACACCTGAAGAGCACGAGACCGAGACCGGTATAAAGTCGAAGGAGgcgagaaaatatatttttaactgTCTCGACGATATTGGTCAAGTGAATGTGCCAACTGACCTGGAGGGTGGTCAGCTTCTGGCTGAGAAAGCGGATAGAAGAGAGTTCATTGACCTCTTGAAGAGGATGCTCACAATGGACCAGGTA GAGCGCCGAATAACACCTGGGGAGGCTCTGAATCACGCGTTTGTCACTCTGGCGCATTTGGTCGATTATGCACATTGCAACAACGTCAAGGCTTCCGTCCAGATGATGGAGGTTTGCCGGCGAGCAGGCGACTTCACGGCAAGCCCGGCACATCACCAAGCTCCTCCAGCGCCCCAGCCACCCCCGCCGACGTCGTTAGTAGCGAATTTCGTGCCGACAACGAACGGCAGTGCTGTCACCTTCACCTTCAATAACCAGCTGACCAATCAAGTACAGCGATTGGTCAGAGAGCATCGTACTGCGCAAACGGGATACGATAATCTG TATCAAATATACAGTAACAGTAGTCGCCGTGCAACTCAGTACAGTAACTCATCCAGCGGATCGAATAGTGGGCGAAGTGGGGTGCACGACTTTCCGCATCAATTGGTACCTGGGCTACTTTGTCACCCACCCAGTTATCAGACGATGCCAAGTCCTGCGAAACACGTAGTTGTTGCTCAA CCTCCGCAAGCGCAGCAAGGACCGTTACAGATCCAGCCCTCCATCATATCACAGCAGGCCGTTGCCGCAGCGGCTGCGGCAGCCCAACAACAATATGCGGCTGTGCCTGTGTCGATGGTGGAGACTGGTCGTCAAATGTTGTTAACG AACGCTGTGCAGACGTCCTGGCCCGGGGGGAGTCGTCAGATGGCTGCCATCGTGCCATCCTGGCAGCAGTTGCCGCCGCAGCACACAGCAATCCAGCAGCCACTGTTGAGCGACGCTGGAGACTGGGGAAGGCCACTGATCGTGGACAGTTCAGCCATCCTGCAG GATCAGCGGCCAGTGTTCCCTGTCACGGAGGTATATAACACCAGTGCCCTCGTCGAGCATCCTTCGCAGAGCTGGGCAAAGCGTAGCGGGAAACACCATCAGCACCACGTGACGGTGCCTCAGCAGTCGCAACACAGGCACGAGCACAAGAAGGAGACGCAACAGCTGAGTCCTGTGAAAAAGAGGGTGAAGGAGAGCACGCCGCCGAGCAACATGAGACGGCACTCGCCTAGTGGCGGTCATTGGCAGCAGCAGACCATGCAGCAGCACCACCATAACAGCAAGCATAGCAGTAGTCACAACGTAGAACATCATCAGGTTACGTCCGGTCGCCAACAAACCATCACGATCCACGACACGCCGTCGCCGGCAGTTTCCGTTATCACGATCAGTGATAGCGAGGACGAAACACCTGGTAAATG CTGTGGAGATCGCCAGTGCGGAGCCTGTCAAAATTTGGCAACTCGCCTGTCTGGCGATGGACGTCCAGTCCGCGAGGAAGTCATTCGAAG CACGCAATCGACGCCCAGGGTGGTGCAACCGATGCAGCAGACACATTCGACTACCCAGTCCCACACGAACGGACACGTTACTGCACATAGTACGTCACAGAGGACGCAAAGAAAGAACATCATCAGCTGCGTGACCGTTGGCGACAGCGACGGCGAAGCTAGTCCTGGTCGAGCGCACACCCACCTCTACCAACACTTACCTCAGCATCCGCCACATCAACAGACCACGCAATTAATTAAACACGAGCCCCAGCAGCAACATCATGTCAGCAG CAGTAGCTCTGGATACTCCTCGCAGTCGCAGAAGAAACGGTTATTGGCTAAAGTACAGTCCGAGTGCAATATGGTGAATGTCGCGACGAAACCAGAGCCCGGCGTCGAGTACCTTGCCCCACATCCGTGTCACGCGCCAGCTTGTAAAGAGCCACCGACCTATCAG GATGATGCCTATGACATGCATGACTACTTCTTGCAGTATGTGACCACGAGTAGCGCGCATCCTCACCTCCAAGAGCAGCATATCGTGTATACGACCGGCACGGACAAGCGGGTATCGTGGCCTGGCAAGAGGGCTGAGTACAAGCACGAGTACGTTCAACCTCCTGCTGCTCATTCGCGAGACCACCAGAAATGGGCGGTAGCGAACCCTGTGCATCAGTACAG GCAGAGCCAGGTGGTGGGTTCGGCAGCCCATCCGGGTCATACCCACAGCCATCATGGGCATCCGGCCCACCTGAGTCCTGGGGGCGGTGGCGGGGGCAGAAGTCCTGCAGGGGGGCCTGTAATAGGAAGTGCCCAGCATCTGGGACAACCCCTGTACCAGGAGTACGCCCATGTGCGTTCAAGAGCCCATGCCGTACCACCCCCGGTGTACGTAACCGCCGCGCCTTCTCAGGCTCAGCAGCAACAAGTGCCCACCTATCAGGGATTCACACCCGG TCGAGCGTTGCCACCACCAGCTCATCACAGCTCGGCCAGACCGTTGCTCGCGAGTCATGCAGCGCATCCACTGCCTGCACATATGCAGCCAACGGCCGTATACGGATTGGCCCCGCTATCGCCGGCCAAACATCAATATCAACCTTCTGGTTTGTGGTTCACGGAGTAA